Within the Burkholderia sp. NRF60-BP8 genome, the region TTCGTCGCCCAGCCGACGAACCAGCCGTACGCGTGCGCGGCGTCGTACGCGAGGCCCGGCGATCCGGTGCCCGTCTTGCCGTGCACGGTCCAGCCGCCTGGCTGCGCGTCGAGCAGCGTGATGCGCTCGGTCATGTCGTACGCGTGCGCGCTGACGGGCAGCGTGCGGCGGACGATCTTGCGCATGAACGCGACCTGTTCGAGCGGCGAGATCCGTAGCGACGAGTTGACCCACGCGCCCATCACGCCGGGCAGTTCGCCCTGCTTGCTGGTGACGTCGGCATTGCCGTAGCCGAACGCGCTCGTGTACTGCTGGAAGCGCGCCTGCCCGAGCGCCTGCGTGACCTGCTCCGAATACCAGAAGATCGACAGCTTCATCCAGCGCGCCGGATCCGTCGGCTCGCGCCACGGCGCACCGCCCCAGTCGGGGTAGCCGGCGTGGAAGTCGAGCGTGGGCGTGTGCTCGTCCTTCAGCACGCCGGCGTCGAAGCCCATCAGGCCGATTGCGACCTTGAACGTCGATGCGGGCGTCACGCGGGTCGTGCAATCGCCCTGCTGCACGAGCACGTTGCCGGTGGCGGCATCGGCGACGATGGTGCATACGGGATGAGCGCGAGCGGACGCGGCGGCGACGAGGCCGGCGAAGGCGAGCAGCGCATGACGCCAGTGCTTCAAGTGCATCTCCTTGAAAAGCATGCGGAAGGTGTGCGGGGCGGGCGGGGAGCGGAAGGCCGTGCGCAATCGAAGCGACGGCCGGCATTCGATGACGAGGTCGATCGCCGCCGTCGGGATAGCTCACAGTGTATCGGCGGATCGCCGGCTGTCGACCTGTCATGGTTGACGGGGCACGCGTGCGACCTTCGCCGGTTCCGGCGGTTCATGTCGTTCACGCACCCGCTGCCGGGCCGATGAAAAAGCCCGCCGGCAGACCTGTGCCTGCGGGCGGGCGAAGACACCTCGCGCCGACCGGCGCGGGTGTCGCGTGAAGAACGGAGAACGGGCTGGCGTCAGAACTTGTGGCGCAGCGCGAGCCGTACGGCCACCTGGTTCGACGTCGACGACGGCGCGTCCGTGCCGGGGATGAATGCGTTGTCGAGGATCGAGTTCGTCCGGTCGCCGGCGATGTGCTGGTACGCGGCCTGCACGTACACGTCGGTGCGCTTCGACAGGTTGTAGTCGGCCATCAGTCCGACTGAATGGATCTTCGGCTTCGCGTCGCCGCTCGATGCGTCGTACTTCTCGAGCGACAGCACGTACTGCGCGCCGACCATGAATGCCGGCGTGATCTGGTACGAACCGTTCACCTCGAAGTTCTGGTACTTGATCGCGCTGACCGTCGCCCCCGGCGCGATGATCGCGCTCGGCGTACCCAGATAGCCGTTGCCGGTCGGGTTCTTGTAGTTCGAGTTCGTGTACGCGAAGCCGACCGTCGCCGGCCCGAACGTGTAGTTGATGCCCGCGCCGAACACGCGCATGCGCTCGGCGATGTAGCTCGCGTCGTTCGCGGTGATCGCGCCGGCCGAGCCGTTGCCCGGATGGTTCGCCTGCAGGTACGCGGCGCCGATCAGCAGCCCGCTGTTCTGGTACTGCGCGCCGAAGCTGTACGCGCGGTTGTCGGAGAAACCGGTGCTGTTGCTGAAGCTGTATGCGCCGCCGAACTGGAAGCCGCCGAAACTCGGGCTCGCGTATTTCACCGTGTTGTCGAGGCGGAACGAGTTGTCGGTGTTGTCGTTGTCGAACGGGTGCGCGAGCAGGTAGCCGCCCCAGTTGCCGTTGGCGGTGGTCGGCGCGAGATAGTCCACGACGGAATCGTACTGGCGGCCGAACGTCAGCGTGCCGTACTGCGCCTGGCTCAGGCCGACGTAAGCCTGGCGGCCGAACATGCGGCCGCCTTGGCCGAGCCGGCCGCTGTTCACGTCGAAGCCGTTTTCGAGCTGGAAGATCGCCTTCATGCCGCCGCCGAGATCCTCGCTGCCCTTCAGGCCCCAGCGGCTGCCCTGCGCGTAGCCGCTGGCCATTTCGTAGACGTGGCCGGTGCCGACGTTGTTCGTGTAGTTCAGGCCTTCGTCGATCACGCCGTACAGCGTGACGCTGCTTTGCGCGAACGCGGGCATGGCGAAGGTTGCCGTTACGGCGAGCGCCGTCAGGGTCTTTTTCATTGATGAGATCTCCGGGATATCCAGCTCATATCGGTTGTCGTGAGCGCGTCCGGCGAGGCGCGCCCCGTCATCCGGGGCGATCCGGCGCAGCGCGTGCGGCGCCGGATCGCGCAACGCGCGGCGGCGCGGCACCCGGCAACGTCGGGTCGTGTCTCCTCCGATGACACCGCGCATTCTTCCGAAGCCGAAACGGAATCGAAAGCGAGTAATTTCGATGGATGGGATCGGGTTCGCCAATGGGGGCGCGACGGGCGGTTTCGACAGTGGAAACGGGCGGCCCGGCGCCACGATTCGAGGTCGCCCGGGCAACGGGCGAGCGCCACGCAATGCCGCCCGCCCCAGGCCGTGGCCGCACGACCGGAAAACGGCCGGCAGGCCCGCCGTACGGGCCTCGCAGCGGGTCGGGCGATCGATTGGCGCAGCCGATTGCAATGATCGGAATTACTCGTTTCCCTAAACAAATTGGCGGCTCAAACATGCAGGCTGACCGGGCGTGGACGCATTCGCGATGCGCCGGTCGCCGCGCCTGCCGCGACGCACAAACAACAGATTCGATTTGGAGACGACCCACCATGCAGATTCGACGACTGAAAACGGCCCTTCTCGCCGCCGCGGCGATCCTGTCCGCGCCCGCGGCCCACGCGGCCGGCGGCGCGTGCACCGACGGCAAGACGGTCCATTTCGCGAGCATCACGTGGGAGAGCGGGGCGTTCGCGACCGAGGTGCTGCGGCAGATCATGGAGAAGGGCTACGGCTGCAAGACGGACGTCGTGCCGGGCAGCACGGCCGCCACCGAAACGGCGCTCGCACGCAACGACCTGCAGATCTGGGCCGAGCAGTGGACGGGCCGCAGCGAGATCACCGCGAAGGCGGTCGCGTCGGGCGCCGTGAAGCTGATCGGCGACACGCTGCCGGGCGGCACGACGGAAGGCTGGTTCGTGCCCGACTACGTGGTGAAGGGCGATCCGGCGCGCCACATCAAGCCTGTCGCGCCGGGGCTCGTGTCGGTCGACGATCTGCCGAAGTACAAGCAGGTATTCGCCGACGAGGAGGAGCCGGACAAGGGCCGCTTCCTGAATTGCCCGACCGGCTGGGACTGCGAGCGCGTAAACACGCGACTGCTGCGTGTGCTGAAGCTCGACCAGTCCTATACGAACTTCCATCCGGGCACGGGCGCGGCGCTGGACGCGGCGATCGCGTCCGCGTACCAGCGCGGCGCGCCGATCGTGTTCTATTACTGGGGCCCGGCCGCGCTGATGGCGAAGTACAAGTTCACCGCGCTGAAGATGCCGGCCTATAACGAAGCATGCTGGAAGACGTTGCGCGACGAGAGCAGCACGCACCAGTGCGCGTCGTCGTACATGGTGTCGCGGCTGACGGTCGGCGTGTCGAAGCCGTTCGCCGATGCGAACCCCGATCTCGTCGGCGTATTCGGCAAGGTGCGTTTTCCGATGGACTTCCTGAACCAGACGATCCTCGAGATGACGACGAAGAAGATCGACGGCGCGGCGATGGCCACGCAGTTCCTGAAGACCCGCCCGGACATGTGGAAGCAGTGGGTGCCGGCCGACGTCGCGCAGAAGATCGCCGGCAGCCTGAAGGGCGCGTAACCTGCGCGCGGCGGCGGGCTCGCGCCTGCCGCCGCCGTCATGCGCCTTCGCGGCGCGACGGAGAATCAACATGGACGGTTTCTTTCTGCACCTGTCGATCGCCGACTGGGTCAACGGCGCGCTCGAGACGTTCGTCGCGCAATACGGCGACGGCTTCCATCGTTTCAGCGCGCTGGTCCTGCGCTACCTGCTCGTGCCGCTCGAAGGCGCGCTGCGCGCGGCGCCGCCGTGGCTCGTGCTGCTGGTCGTCGGTGCGATCGCGTGGAACGCGACGCGCCGCATCGGGCTCGGCGCGCTCTTCATGCTGCTGCTCTATGCGATCGGCTGCTTCGGCCTGTGGGACAAGCTGATGCAGACGCTCGCGCTGATGCTCGTCGCGACGGTGCTGTCGGTCGCGGTCGGCGTGCCGCTCGGCATTCTCGCGTCGCGCAGCGCCTGGCTGCGCAGGATGCTGTTGCCGGTGCTCGACGTGATGCAGACGCTGCCGAGCTTCGTGTACCTGATTCCGGTGCTGATGCTGTTCGGGCTCGGCAAGGTGCCCGCGATCCTCGCGACGATCATCTACGCGCTGCCGCCGCTGATTCGCCTGACCGATCTCGGCATCCGCCAGGTCGATCCGGACGTGACGGAAGCCGCGCGCGCGTTCGGCACCACGCGCTGGCAACTGCTCGTCAACGTGCAGTTGCCGCTGGCGCGGCCGAGCATCATGGCCGGCATCAACCAGACGACGATGATGGCGCTGTCGATGGTCGTGATCGCATCGATGATCGGCTCGCGCGGGCTCGGCGAGGACGTGCTCGCGGGCATCCAGACGCTCGACGTCGGCAAGGGCACGCAGGCCGGCCTCGCGATCGTGATTCTCGCGATCGTGATCGACCGGATCAGCCAGGGCTTCGGCCAGGAGCGTCGCGCCCGGCGGCGGCTCGCGCAGCAGCGCCGGCAGCGGGGCGCGTCGCGGGTGCCGTACCGGGTGCCGGGCAAGGCGGCATCGTCGGCGGGCGTCGATTCGAATCAGGCGACGCAATCGTCGCGCGCATAGGAACGGAGGCGATCATGGCGACCATCGACGTCAAACACGTGTACAAGCTGTTCGGGCCGCAGGCCGCGCATGCGCGCGTGCTCGACCTGCTGCGGGCTGGCAAGCGCAAGGCCGACGTGCTGGCCGAAACGGGCTGCAACGTCGGGCTCAACGACGTGAGCCTCGGCATCGCGTCGGGCGAGATCTTCGTGATCATGGGGCTGTCGGGTTCCGGGAAGTCGACGCTCGTGCGGCATTTCAACCGGCTGATCGAGCCGACCGCCGGCGAGATCGTGATCGACGGCCGCGACGTGATCAAGCTCGACGCGCACGGGCTGCGC harbors:
- a CDS encoding ABC transporter permease, which encodes MDGFFLHLSIADWVNGALETFVAQYGDGFHRFSALVLRYLLVPLEGALRAAPPWLVLLVVGAIAWNATRRIGLGALFMLLLYAIGCFGLWDKLMQTLALMLVATVLSVAVGVPLGILASRSAWLRRMLLPVLDVMQTLPSFVYLIPVLMLFGLGKVPAILATIIYALPPLIRLTDLGIRQVDPDVTEAARAFGTTRWQLLVNVQLPLARPSIMAGINQTTMMALSMVVIASMIGSRGLGEDVLAGIQTLDVGKGTQAGLAIVILAIVIDRISQGFGQERRARRRLAQQRRQRGASRVPYRVPGKAASSAGVDSNQATQSSRA
- a CDS encoding ABC transporter substrate-binding protein, yielding MQIRRLKTALLAAAAILSAPAAHAAGGACTDGKTVHFASITWESGAFATEVLRQIMEKGYGCKTDVVPGSTAATETALARNDLQIWAEQWTGRSEITAKAVASGAVKLIGDTLPGGTTEGWFVPDYVVKGDPARHIKPVAPGLVSVDDLPKYKQVFADEEEPDKGRFLNCPTGWDCERVNTRLLRVLKLDQSYTNFHPGTGAALDAAIASAYQRGAPIVFYYWGPAALMAKYKFTALKMPAYNEACWKTLRDESSTHQCASSYMVSRLTVGVSKPFADANPDLVGVFGKVRFPMDFLNQTILEMTTKKIDGAAMATQFLKTRPDMWKQWVPADVAQKIAGSLKGA
- a CDS encoding porin: MKKTLTALAVTATFAMPAFAQSSVTLYGVIDEGLNYTNNVGTGHVYEMASGYAQGSRWGLKGSEDLGGGMKAIFQLENGFDVNSGRLGQGGRMFGRQAYVGLSQAQYGTLTFGRQYDSVVDYLAPTTANGNWGGYLLAHPFDNDNTDNSFRLDNTVKYASPSFGGFQFGGAYSFSNSTGFSDNRAYSFGAQYQNSGLLIGAAYLQANHPGNGSAGAITANDASYIAERMRVFGAGINYTFGPATVGFAYTNSNYKNPTGNGYLGTPSAIIAPGATVSAIKYQNFEVNGSYQITPAFMVGAQYVLSLEKYDASSGDAKPKIHSVGLMADYNLSKRTDVYVQAAYQHIAGDRTNSILDNAFIPGTDAPSSTSNQVAVRLALRHKF
- the blaOXA gene encoding OXA-1043 family class D beta-lactamase, with the protein product MHLKHWRHALLAFAGLVAAASARAHPVCTIVADAATGNVLVQQGDCTTRVTPASTFKVAIGLMGFDAGVLKDEHTPTLDFHAGYPDWGGAPWREPTDPARWMKLSIFWYSEQVTQALGQARFQQYTSAFGYGNADVTSKQGELPGVMGAWVNSSLRISPLEQVAFMRKIVRRTLPVSAHAYDMTERITLLDAQPGGWTVHGKTGTGSPGLAYDAAHAYGWFVGWATKGSRTLVFANLIQDEQAHTPNAGLRSRDTFLATLPALAEPARPQ